In a genomic window of Sphingomonas koreensis:
- a CDS encoding alkaline phosphatase D family protein, protein MTIRIDRRSLILTGTLGLGAYAIPGFAQTAAADGFTHNVASGEPGATSMLLWTRYAGRGDSAKLRVEVSESADFAKVVAGGEAITGPWRDWTVKIVVTGLKPATRYHYRFVAPDGSASPLGRTRTLPEGNAARFGIAIFSCSNIGFGYFNAYAHAAARDDIDLAVHLGDYIYEYPHGYYPSADQAVTSRLPLPATEIVHLADYRLRYASYRADPDLQALHAAKPMLIQWDDHESANDSWEGGAQNHNSDKEGDWNARRAAAMQAWREWMPVSDEPWKAYEIGTLATLFRTETRLLGRTRPYSAAPFLMADDPLAALKAFRDGAWQDPAMTMMGWEQEAWIAAELKRSVRAGTRWQVAGFGTIMGRQVAPKQAMDWLKPDAPEIAKRYVKAGVTLAALGLPTNLDNWGGYPAARARFLKSAQAANANLVVLSGDSHNAWAYDLAQDGRPAGVEFAGHAVTSPGYESSTAADPKAIARALVETNAELKWCDTSRRGYMALTLTPDQVRNDWLFADTIRQRTPAASIGHSATVRRGRNVMA, encoded by the coding sequence ATGACCATCCGTATCGATCGCCGTTCACTGATCCTCACCGGCACGTTGGGCCTTGGCGCCTATGCCATCCCGGGCTTCGCGCAAACGGCGGCCGCGGACGGCTTCACGCACAATGTCGCGAGCGGCGAGCCCGGCGCGACCTCGATGCTGCTCTGGACCCGCTATGCCGGCAGGGGCGATTCGGCGAAGCTCAGGGTCGAGGTCTCCGAGAGCGCTGACTTCGCCAAGGTGGTGGCGGGCGGCGAGGCGATCACCGGGCCGTGGCGCGACTGGACGGTCAAGATCGTCGTGACCGGCCTCAAGCCCGCAACCCGCTACCATTATCGCTTCGTCGCACCCGACGGCAGCGCCTCCCCGCTCGGGCGGACGCGGACGCTGCCCGAGGGCAATGCGGCGCGCTTCGGTATAGCCATCTTCTCCTGCTCGAACATCGGCTTCGGCTATTTCAACGCCTATGCCCATGCCGCGGCGCGCGACGACATCGACCTGGCCGTGCACCTCGGCGACTATATCTACGAGTATCCGCACGGCTATTACCCGTCGGCGGACCAGGCCGTGACGAGCCGCCTTCCGCTGCCGGCGACCGAAATCGTCCACCTCGCCGACTATCGCCTGCGCTACGCCAGCTACCGCGCCGATCCCGATCTGCAGGCGCTGCACGCGGCCAAGCCGATGCTGATCCAGTGGGACGACCATGAGTCGGCGAACGACAGCTGGGAAGGCGGCGCGCAGAATCACAATTCCGACAAGGAAGGCGACTGGAACGCGCGCCGCGCCGCCGCGATGCAGGCATGGCGCGAATGGATGCCGGTCTCCGACGAGCCGTGGAAGGCCTATGAGATCGGTACCCTCGCCACGCTGTTCCGGACCGAGACCCGGCTGCTCGGGCGGACCAGACCCTATAGCGCCGCGCCCTTCCTGATGGCGGACGATCCGCTCGCGGCGCTGAAGGCGTTCCGCGACGGCGCGTGGCAGGACCCGGCGATGACGATGATGGGCTGGGAGCAGGAGGCGTGGATCGCCGCCGAGCTCAAGCGATCGGTCCGCGCCGGCACGCGCTGGCAGGTGGCCGGGTTCGGCACGATCATGGGCCGGCAGGTCGCGCCGAAGCAGGCGATGGACTGGCTCAAGCCCGACGCGCCCGAAATCGCCAAACGCTATGTGAAGGCGGGCGTCACCCTCGCTGCGCTCGGCCTGCCGACCAACCTCGACAATTGGGGCGGCTATCCCGCCGCCCGCGCACGCTTCCTCAAGTCCGCGCAGGCAGCCAACGCCAACCTCGTCGTGCTCTCCGGCGACAGCCACAACGCCTGGGCCTATGACCTGGCGCAGGATGGCAGGCCCGCGGGGGTCGAGTTCGCCGGCCATGCGGTGACCTCGCCCGGCTATGAAAGCTCCACCGCGGCGGACCCCAAGGCGATCGCCCGCGCGCTGGTCGAGACCAATGCCGAGCTCAAATGGTGCGACACCTCGCGCCGCGGCTATATGGCGCTGACGCTGACGCCCGATCAGGTGCGCAACGACTGGCTGTTCGCCGACACGATCCGCCAGCGCACGCCCGCGGCGAGCATCGGCCACAGCGCGACGGTGCGCCGCGGCCGCAATGTGATGGCCTAG
- the pepN gene encoding aminopeptidase N, producing the protein MIDALAATPHVTRREDYRAPDWLVPEIALDLDLDPAATRVTAVLTVERNGAHDRVLRLDGDGLTPLSVKVDGAEAAYEMDGPALVIALPGDVHVVETQVEIAPERNTQLMGLYASGGNLCTQCEAEGFRRITFFPDRPDVLSKYRVKMTADRTRFPVLLANGDPVASGEAPDGKHWAEWHDPFPKPCYLFAMVAGDLAANRGTFTTLSGREVQLGIWVREKDLPKTDHALHALKLSMAWDEKVYGREYDLDVFNIVAVDDFNFGAMENKGLNIFNSRYILADPDTATDYDYDAVAAVVAHEYFHNWSGNRVTCRDWFQLSLKEGFTVFRDQSFSADQGSAAVKRIEDVRGLRAAQFPEDAGPLAHPVRPDEYLEISNFYTATIYNKGAEVIRMMATILGPQKFRAATDLYFQRFDGTAATCEDFVACMEEASGIDLAQFRLWYSQAGTPRVTATLEHEDGRARVTIRQTVPPTPGQPGKAPMVLPLKLRLFGGESAKPVAPEQLVLLSDAEAEIAFDGVTERPVLSINRGFSAPVIVDTNRSAADLAFLSAHDDDPFARYEAMQQLMLDTLVAAVTQGRADHAPVIEAVANTLGDPALDRAFVAEAVLLPSDSFIGDQLAVVDPELIFQKREALRRDLGKALEQQWRDAHDAVKANRFEYSPAGKGARRLRTVSLGYINASGAADGPDLAFSQFEGADNMTDRQGALMTLVNGLSDKREAALDIFYHRYSDNALVLDKWFQTQALATRADTAEAVEELAKHRDFTLANPNRARALVGAFAINQRAFHSGEGRGYRFVADQLIALDKLNPQTAAKLVPPLGRWKRFDEARAARMRAELERILAVPGLSKDMTEQVSKSLEG; encoded by the coding sequence ATGATCGATGCTCTCGCCGCCACGCCCCATGTCACACGCCGCGAGGACTATCGCGCGCCCGACTGGCTGGTGCCGGAAATCGCGCTCGACTTGGATCTCGATCCGGCGGCGACGCGGGTGACCGCCGTGCTGACGGTCGAGCGCAATGGCGCGCATGATCGCGTGCTTCGCCTCGACGGCGACGGGCTGACACCGCTTTCGGTGAAGGTCGACGGCGCGGAGGCGGCCTATGAGATGGACGGCCCCGCGCTGGTGATCGCGCTGCCCGGCGACGTGCATGTCGTCGAGACTCAGGTTGAGATCGCGCCCGAGCGAAATACCCAGCTGATGGGCCTCTATGCTTCGGGCGGGAACCTGTGCACCCAGTGCGAGGCCGAGGGTTTCCGCCGCATCACCTTCTTCCCCGACCGGCCCGACGTGCTGAGCAAATACCGGGTGAAGATGACCGCGGACAGGACGCGCTTTCCGGTGCTGCTCGCCAACGGCGATCCGGTGGCTTCGGGTGAGGCGCCCGACGGCAAGCACTGGGCCGAATGGCACGACCCCTTCCCCAAGCCCTGCTACCTCTTCGCGATGGTCGCGGGCGACCTTGCCGCCAATCGCGGGACCTTCACCACCCTGTCGGGGCGCGAGGTGCAGCTCGGCATCTGGGTGCGCGAGAAGGATCTGCCCAAGACCGATCATGCGCTCCACGCGCTCAAGCTCAGCATGGCCTGGGACGAGAAGGTCTATGGGCGCGAATATGATCTCGACGTGTTCAACATCGTCGCGGTGGACGATTTCAACTTCGGCGCGATGGAGAATAAGGGGCTGAACATCTTCAACAGCCGCTACATTCTCGCTGATCCCGATACCGCCACCGATTACGACTATGACGCGGTCGCCGCGGTGGTCGCGCACGAATATTTCCATAACTGGTCGGGCAACCGCGTCACCTGCCGTGACTGGTTCCAGCTCTCGCTCAAGGAAGGCTTCACCGTCTTCCGCGACCAGAGCTTCTCCGCCGATCAGGGTTCGGCGGCGGTCAAGCGGATCGAGGATGTCCGCGGCCTGCGCGCGGCGCAGTTTCCCGAGGATGCCGGGCCGCTCGCGCACCCGGTACGCCCCGACGAGTATCTCGAGATCAGCAATTTCTACACCGCGACCATCTACAACAAGGGCGCCGAGGTCATCCGCATGATGGCCACGATCCTGGGCCCGCAGAAGTTCCGCGCGGCGACCGACCTCTACTTCCAGCGTTTCGACGGCACCGCCGCGACGTGCGAGGACTTCGTCGCATGCATGGAGGAAGCGAGCGGGATCGACCTCGCTCAGTTCCGGCTCTGGTATTCGCAGGCCGGGACGCCGCGGGTCACGGCGACGCTGGAGCATGAGGACGGCCGCGCGCGCGTGACGATCCGCCAGACCGTTCCGCCGACGCCCGGCCAGCCCGGCAAGGCGCCGATGGTGCTTCCGCTCAAGCTGCGGCTGTTCGGCGGCGAGAGCGCGAAACCGGTGGCGCCCGAGCAGCTTGTCCTGCTGTCGGATGCCGAGGCGGAGATCGCGTTCGACGGCGTGACCGAGCGTCCGGTGCTGTCGATCAACCGCGGTTTCTCGGCGCCGGTGATCGTCGATACCAACCGCAGCGCGGCCGATCTCGCCTTCCTCTCGGCGCATGACGACGATCCCTTCGCGCGGTACGAGGCGATGCAGCAGCTGATGCTCGACACGCTCGTCGCCGCGGTGACGCAGGGCCGCGCCGATCATGCCCCGGTGATCGAGGCGGTGGCCAACACGCTCGGCGATCCGGCGCTCGACCGGGCGTTCGTCGCCGAAGCGGTGCTGCTCCCTTCGGACAGCTTCATCGGCGACCAGCTGGCCGTGGTCGATCCGGAGCTGATCTTCCAGAAGCGTGAGGCGCTGCGCCGCGATCTCGGCAAGGCGCTCGAGCAGCAATGGCGCGACGCGCACGACGCGGTGAAGGCCAACCGCTTCGAATACAGCCCGGCGGGCAAGGGCGCGCGGCGGCTGCGCACCGTATCGCTCGGCTATATCAACGCCAGCGGCGCGGCCGACGGCCCCGATCTCGCCTTCAGCCAGTTCGAGGGCGCTGACAACATGACCGACCGGCAGGGGGCGCTGATGACGTTGGTCAACGGGCTTTCCGACAAGCGCGAAGCGGCGCTCGACATTTTCTACCACCGCTATTCGGACAATGCGCTGGTGCTGGACAAATGGTTCCAGACCCAGGCGCTGGCGACGCGCGCCGACACGGCCGAAGCGGTCGAGGAACTGGCGAAGCATCGCGATTTCACGCTGGCCAACCCCAATCGCGCCCGCGCGCTGGTCGGGGCCTTTGCGATCAACCAGCGCGCCTTCCATTCGGGCGAGGGGCGCGGCTACCGCTTCGTCGCCGATCAACTGATCGCGCTCGACAAGTTGAACCCGCAGACCGCGGCGAAGCTGGTCCCTCCGCTCGGCCGGTGGAAGCGCTTCGACGAGGCGCGTGCGGCGCGGATGCGCGCGGAGCTCGAACGCATCCTCGCCGTGCCCGGTCTGTCGAAGGACATGACCGAGCAGGTGAGCAAGAGCCTGGAGGGCTAG
- a CDS encoding M28 family metallopeptidase, whose product MLRPTLTLALVSLALPLAAQEAAPQAAPEAARTPTAAETNAFVNAALPADQAAMKAHVMFLASDAMKGRESGTNEYEIAAQYVAAQFYAAGLKPAGVDGSYLQPVPLLSFRAADKGTLTVTRSGAAPVSLVFGEDYIPGGNPERESTLIDAGVVFAGYGIVAPQYKRDDYKGVDVKGKVVAIFSGAPGGFDGEERAHFGSNANKAAIAASKGAAAVIVLESPSSAKVRPFSRMTEVWDEWRMTWADAQGNGHLPAKGTPTIASVSLKGAGKLFGKDKGWAAAVKAAEAGKPTIAPFASSATLAAALKTERKTVTSSNVAGIIPGSDPKLKDEVVVLSAHLDHVGVGKADAKGDTIHNGAMDNAMGIASLIEEAKRFQASGKPPRRSIMFLAVTAEEKGLIGADYFAHNPTVPKANLVANVNLDMPVITYKFEDMIAFGAARSTLGPIVARATAAVGVGVGKDPMPEQGFFVRSDHYRFVQQGIPSVFLWPGMAGVGGEAFNRFLATRYHRPSDEITNPEIKWDQGVRFIEANYAIAREIADADARPAWNKGDFFGVLYNGYGAK is encoded by the coding sequence ATGCTGCGTCCGACGCTTACGCTTGCTCTCGTCAGCCTTGCTCTCCCGCTCGCCGCGCAGGAGGCTGCACCTCAGGCCGCGCCCGAGGCGGCCAGGACACCGACCGCGGCGGAGACCAACGCCTTCGTCAACGCCGCGCTTCCGGCCGATCAGGCGGCGATGAAGGCGCATGTCATGTTCCTCGCGTCCGACGCAATGAAGGGCCGCGAGTCGGGCACCAACGAGTATGAGATCGCCGCGCAGTACGTCGCCGCGCAATTCTATGCCGCCGGCCTCAAGCCCGCAGGCGTGGATGGCTCCTATCTCCAGCCGGTGCCGCTGCTCAGCTTCCGCGCAGCCGACAAGGGCACGCTGACCGTCACCCGCAGCGGTGCGGCACCGGTCAGCCTCGTCTTTGGCGAGGACTATATCCCGGGCGGCAATCCGGAGCGGGAAAGCACGCTGATCGACGCGGGCGTGGTGTTCGCGGGCTATGGCATTGTCGCGCCGCAGTACAAGCGCGACGACTATAAGGGCGTGGACGTGAAGGGGAAGGTCGTCGCGATCTTCTCGGGCGCGCCGGGCGGCTTCGACGGCGAAGAGCGCGCGCATTTCGGCAGCAACGCCAACAAGGCGGCGATCGCCGCGAGCAAGGGCGCGGCCGCTGTGATCGTGCTCGAAAGCCCGAGTTCGGCCAAGGTCCGCCCCTTCTCGCGCATGACCGAAGTATGGGACGAGTGGCGGATGACCTGGGCCGATGCGCAGGGCAATGGCCATCTGCCGGCCAAGGGCACGCCGACCATCGCGTCGGTCAGCCTCAAGGGCGCTGGCAAGCTGTTCGGCAAGGACAAGGGCTGGGCCGCGGCGGTGAAGGCCGCCGAAGCGGGCAAACCGACGATCGCACCCTTCGCGAGCAGCGCGACGCTCGCCGCCGCGCTCAAGACCGAGCGCAAGACGGTGACCAGCAGCAACGTGGCGGGCATCATCCCGGGCAGCGACCCCAAGCTCAAGGACGAGGTCGTCGTCCTCTCCGCGCATCTCGACCATGTCGGCGTGGGCAAGGCCGACGCGAAGGGCGACACGATCCACAACGGCGCGATGGACAATGCCATGGGCATCGCCTCGCTGATCGAGGAGGCGAAGCGCTTCCAGGCATCGGGCAAGCCGCCGCGCCGCTCGATCATGTTCCTCGCCGTCACCGCCGAAGAGAAGGGGCTGATCGGCGCGGACTATTTCGCGCACAACCCCACCGTGCCCAAGGCCAATCTCGTCGCCAACGTCAATCTCGACATGCCGGTGATCACCTACAAGTTCGAGGACATGATCGCGTTCGGCGCGGCGCGCTCGACGCTCGGCCCGATCGTCGCGCGCGCGACCGCAGCGGTGGGCGTGGGCGTCGGCAAGGACCCGATGCCCGAACAGGGCTTCTTCGTCCGTTCGGACCATTACCGCTTCGTCCAGCAGGGCATCCCCTCGGTCTTCCTGTGGCCGGGCATGGCTGGCGTGGGCGGCGAGGCGTTCAACCGTTTCCTCGCCACCCGCTATCACCGCCCGTCGGACGAGATCACCAACCCCGAGATCAAATGGGATCAGGGCGTGCGCTTCATCGAGGCGAACTACGCCATCGCGCGCGAGATCGCCGATGCCGATGCGCGCCCGGCGTGGAACAAGGGCGATTTCTTCGGCGTGCTGTACAATGGATATGGCGCGAAGTGA
- a CDS encoding NAD(P)-dependent oxidoreductase — MRLLVFGLGYTASAIAARLPGARVAATGSAGNLAFDDADRVRFEVAQATHILSSVPPGEDDPVLAGYGDALAATSAWLGYLSSTGVYGDTAGAWVDESAPTGTGRRSARATADTAWLALGARVFRLPGIYGPGRSPLDRIRNGEARRIDVPGQVFSRVHVDDIAGGVIAGFDAPPGAYNLADDEPAPQSDVIAFGCRLLGLPVPPLVPLEEANLSPAARAFYSENRRVANGKAKRVLGWQPRHRDYRLGLRALSASTSPAPASKAPAAASHDQR, encoded by the coding sequence ATGCGCCTGCTCGTCTTCGGCCTTGGCTATACCGCGTCGGCAATCGCCGCGCGGTTGCCGGGTGCTCGGGTGGCTGCAACCGGAAGCGCCGGCAACCTCGCCTTCGACGATGCGGATCGCGTGCGGTTCGAGGTCGCGCAGGCGACGCACATCCTCTCCTCGGTGCCGCCCGGCGAGGATGATCCGGTGCTCGCCGGCTATGGCGATGCGCTTGCCGCAACTAGCGCGTGGCTCGGCTACCTCTCCTCGACGGGAGTCTATGGCGACACCGCCGGGGCGTGGGTCGACGAGAGCGCGCCGACCGGCACCGGACGGCGCAGCGCGCGCGCGACCGCGGACACCGCCTGGCTCGCACTGGGCGCACGCGTCTTCCGACTGCCGGGCATCTACGGCCCCGGCCGCTCGCCGCTCGATCGCATCCGCAACGGCGAGGCGCGGCGGATCGACGTACCGGGGCAGGTGTTCAGCCGCGTCCATGTCGACGACATCGCCGGCGGAGTGATCGCCGGCTTCGATGCGCCGCCGGGCGCTTACAATCTCGCCGACGACGAACCCGCGCCGCAGAGCGACGTCATCGCGTTCGGCTGCCGGCTGCTGGGGTTGCCGGTGCCGCCGCTGGTGCCGCTGGAGGAAGCGAACCTCTCGCCCGCCGCACGCGCCTTCTATTCGGAGAATCGCCGCGTCGCGAACGGCAAGGCGAAGCGCGTGCTCGGCTGGCAGCCGCGCCACCGTGATTACCGGTTGGGCCTGCGCGCCCTCAGCGCAAGCACCAGCCCAGCGCCCGCGAGCAAGGCGCCCGCCGCCGCAAGCCACGACCAACGATAG
- a CDS encoding DMT family transporter, which produces MSTAPAPNSTRLSVLLPFAAVTLIWGSTWIVITGQLGVVPPTWSVTYRFLIAGVIMLGWAAFTRQPLRLDARGLLFAALMGAFQFALNFNFVYRAEGHVTSGLVAVVFALLLVPNAIFARVFLGQQMGRQLIIGSLIAMAGVGLLFLHELRRDPMGSGEIWLGIGLTCLGVLSASTANIMQATETAKRYPMATMLGWSMLLGASMDAAFAWITTGPPVFDTRFTYVAGVLYLGILGSAVSFPLYFSVLRKIGPAKAAYSSVIIPVLAMLLSTLFEGYRWSWLAAAGALLAGAGLVLALRARRPNR; this is translated from the coding sequence GTGAGCACCGCGCCCGCGCCCAATTCCACACGGCTTTCCGTCCTGCTGCCGTTCGCGGCGGTGACGCTGATCTGGGGGTCGACCTGGATCGTCATCACCGGCCAGCTCGGCGTGGTGCCGCCGACCTGGTCGGTCACCTACCGTTTCCTGATCGCGGGCGTGATCATGCTCGGCTGGGCGGCGTTCACGCGACAGCCGCTCCGGCTCGATGCGCGGGGCCTGCTGTTCGCGGCGCTGATGGGCGCCTTCCAGTTCGCGCTCAATTTCAACTTCGTCTATCGCGCGGAGGGGCATGTCACCTCGGGCCTGGTCGCGGTGGTTTTCGCGCTGCTGCTGGTCCCCAACGCGATCTTCGCGCGCGTCTTTCTCGGCCAGCAGATGGGGCGGCAGCTGATCATCGGATCGCTGATCGCGATGGCGGGCGTCGGGCTGCTGTTCCTGCACGAGCTGCGCCGCGACCCGATGGGAAGCGGCGAGATCTGGCTGGGGATCGGTCTCACCTGTCTGGGCGTGCTCTCCGCCTCCACCGCCAACATCATGCAGGCGACCGAGACCGCGAAACGCTATCCGATGGCGACGATGCTGGGCTGGTCGATGCTGCTCGGCGCGTCGATGGACGCGGCCTTCGCCTGGATCACCACAGGCCCGCCGGTGTTCGACACCCGGTTCACCTATGTCGCAGGGGTGCTCTATCTCGGGATCCTCGGCTCGGCAGTGTCGTTCCCGCTCTATTTCAGCGTGCTGCGCAAGATCGGGCCGGCCAAGGCCGCCTATTCGAGCGTGATCATCCCGGTGCTGGCGATGCTGCTCTCGACCCTGTTCGAGGGCTATCGTTGGTCGTGGCTTGCGGCGGCGGGCGCCTTGCTCGCGGGCGCTGGGCTGGTGCTTGCGCTGAGGGCGCGCAGGCCCAACCGGTAA
- a CDS encoding threonine aldolase family protein, translated as MRFFSDNAAPACPEVLAALTAANVQDTAYDGDALSQSLDARFSELFETDAAVLWLPTGTAANCLALASLCPPYGGVVCHREAHIQADEAGAPEFFTHGAKLLLAEGAGAKLTPDAIRAVIDRIKPGVHWTQPHAISITNATEYGLAYTPQETAAIGALAKERGLGFHVDGARFANALVHLGCTPADLSWRAGVDALSFGFIKNGGMGAEALVFFRPDLAQAARVRRKRAGHLQSKGRFLAAQLHAMLDGELWLRNARAANAGAALLAQAAGPRLLHPVQSNALFLKATAEEAASLRAQGFGFYDWAPGEIRVVVSWDQDAAAVRPLADAIARL; from the coding sequence ATGCGCTTCTTCTCCGACAACGCCGCCCCCGCCTGTCCCGAGGTGCTCGCGGCACTGACGGCCGCGAATGTGCAGGACACCGCCTATGATGGCGACGCGCTCAGCCAATCGCTCGATGCGCGCTTTTCCGAACTCTTCGAAACCGATGCCGCGGTGCTGTGGCTGCCCACCGGCACCGCCGCCAACTGCCTGGCGCTCGCCTCGCTGTGCCCGCCCTATGGCGGCGTGGTCTGCCATCGCGAGGCGCATATCCAGGCCGACGAGGCCGGCGCGCCCGAATTCTTCACCCATGGCGCCAAGCTGCTGCTCGCCGAAGGGGCGGGCGCGAAGCTGACCCCGGACGCGATCCGCGCGGTGATCGACCGGATCAAACCGGGCGTCCACTGGACCCAGCCGCACGCGATCTCGATCACCAACGCCACCGAATATGGGCTTGCCTATACGCCGCAAGAGACCGCCGCGATCGGGGCGCTGGCGAAGGAGCGCGGCCTTGGCTTCCATGTCGACGGCGCGCGCTTCGCCAATGCGCTGGTGCATCTCGGCTGCACGCCGGCCGACCTCAGCTGGCGCGCCGGGGTCGACGCGCTGAGCTTCGGCTTCATCAAGAATGGCGGGATGGGCGCGGAGGCGCTGGTGTTCTTCCGTCCCGATCTTGCCCAGGCCGCGCGCGTGCGCCGCAAGCGTGCGGGGCACCTTCAATCCAAGGGCCGGTTCCTCGCCGCGCAGCTGCACGCGATGCTCGACGGCGAGCTGTGGCTGCGCAATGCGCGTGCCGCCAATGCCGGCGCCGCGCTGCTCGCGCAGGCCGCGGGTCCGCGCCTGCTGCATCCGGTCCAGTCGAATGCCCTGTTTCTCAAGGCGACTGCGGAAGAAGCCGCTTCGCTTCGCGCGCAGGGCTTCGGCTTCTACGACTGGGCGCCGGGCGAAATCCGGGTCGTCGTCTCCTGGGATCAGGATGCGGCGGCGGTCCGCCCGCTGGCCGACGCGATCGCGCGTCTGTGA
- a CDS encoding GGDEF domain-containing protein encodes MTVARAARTAAAADPAWQLFERIGTFLADQRLEPDPANFAFAWHLLHDSDGPLARAVAALTDGGVRLTKRDIESLGVDSPASARSVRDKADGLVAQTQMQVEGFQDMVQAMRHETAGFGRDLAASANAIRRYGSGTEGALFDELSRVTATMLERVHNAESRLENATREATELRDKLEEARDNARRDPLTELPNRRAFEEAYAELAAAGAGMCVALCDVDHFKGVNDRFGHAVGDRVLKTIAETLKACCGGHLVARYGGEEFAILFAATGLESARVTLDNARATVAAKRYRLRETDAPLGEITFSAGLTLVADGESLGTSVGRADRLLYAAKKDGRNCVHAS; translated from the coding sequence ATGACGGTGGCGAGGGCCGCTCGAACCGCTGCGGCCGCTGATCCGGCCTGGCAGCTTTTCGAGCGCATCGGCACATTTCTGGCCGATCAGCGGCTGGAGCCCGATCCGGCGAATTTCGCATTCGCCTGGCATCTGCTCCACGATTCGGACGGCCCGCTCGCGCGGGCGGTCGCGGCGCTGACCGATGGCGGAGTGCGGCTGACCAAGCGGGATATCGAGTCGCTGGGCGTTGATTCGCCCGCGAGCGCGCGAAGCGTTCGCGACAAGGCAGACGGGCTGGTCGCGCAGACCCAGATGCAGGTCGAAGGCTTTCAGGACATGGTGCAGGCGATGCGCCACGAGACCGCGGGGTTCGGCCGCGATCTTGCCGCCAGCGCGAATGCGATCCGCCGCTATGGCAGCGGGACCGAAGGCGCGCTGTTCGACGAGCTGTCGCGCGTCACCGCGACGATGCTCGAGCGCGTGCACAATGCCGAATCCCGGCTCGAGAACGCGACGCGCGAGGCGACCGAGCTGCGCGACAAGCTGGAAGAGGCGCGCGACAATGCGCGCCGCGATCCACTGACCGAACTGCCCAACCGCCGCGCCTTCGAGGAAGCCTATGCCGAACTGGCGGCCGCGGGCGCGGGCATGTGCGTGGCCCTGTGCGACGTCGATCATTTCAAGGGGGTCAACGACCGGTTCGGCCATGCCGTGGGCGATCGCGTGCTCAAGACGATCGCCGAGACGCTGAAAGCCTGCTGCGGTGGGCACCTGGTCGCGCGCTATGGCGGCGAGGAATTCGCGATCCTGTTCGCGGCCACCGGGCTCGAGAGTGCGCGCGTGACGCTGGACAATGCCCGTGCCACCGTCGCTGCCAAGCGCTATCGTCTGCGGGAGACCGATGCGCCGCTCGGCGAGATCACCTTCTCGGCGGGCCTGACCCTTGTCGCCGATGGCGAGTCGCTCGGCACCAGCGTCGGCCGCGCCGACCGGTTGCTCTACGCCGCCAAGAAGGACGGCCGGAACTGCGTCCACGCCAGCTGA
- a CDS encoding peroxiredoxin yields MMRTTILAALAVTASLPAAAQIAPGAVAPDFTTQGALAGKEFTLNLKKQLKKGPVVLYFYPMSFTPGCSAEAQAFAAATPEFKAAGATVIGMAADPIEKLKDFSTKDCASKFAVAQATPAIIDGYDVALKRNGTKTAMTSRTSFVITPDGKVIYAHSEMSPAPHIRNTLAAVKEWRAKRPK; encoded by the coding sequence ATGATGCGCACGACGATCCTTGCCGCACTTGCCGTGACGGCCTCGCTGCCTGCCGCCGCCCAGATCGCGCCCGGCGCAGTCGCGCCCGATTTCACCACGCAGGGCGCGCTTGCCGGCAAGGAATTCACGCTCAACCTCAAGAAGCAGCTCAAGAAGGGGCCGGTCGTCCTCTATTTCTACCCGATGTCGTTCACTCCGGGGTGCAGCGCCGAGGCGCAGGCCTTTGCCGCCGCGACGCCTGAGTTCAAGGCGGCGGGCGCGACGGTGATCGGCATGGCCGCCGACCCGATCGAAAAGCTCAAGGACTTCTCGACCAAGGATTGCGCGAGCAAGTTCGCGGTGGCGCAGGCGACCCCGGCGATCATCGATGGCTATGACGTCGCGCTGAAGCGCAACGGCACCAAGACCGCAATGACCAGTCGCACCAGCTTCGTCATCACCCCCGATGGCAAGGTGATCTATGCCCATAGCGAGATGAGCCCCGCGCCGCACATCCGCAACACGCTCGCGGCGGTCAAGGAATGGCGGGCCAAGCGTCCCAAATAA